A genomic stretch from Pirellulales bacterium includes:
- a CDS encoding tetratricopeptide repeat protein → MTPPKLHWSAYLWPGLPHVWTRGSWAGLGLAVGFTALGNLLAVATLVWTEWLPERVRAGGWLLLGVVWLAAWLDARADWRRYLAEWASGEGGDPRQRADRLYREALGHYLAGDHVAAEQTVQKILKIDRRDPEARLLTATLLRRTGRTDEAFQQLAELERLETAAPWHAEIAAERRLLTITVSQLATDLPRRGKDESQAESDDATAHDRNDATTLTIHARDERPDTKADPAARNRAA, encoded by the coding sequence GTGACTCCTCCCAAACTCCACTGGTCGGCTTACTTGTGGCCCGGGCTGCCGCATGTGTGGACCCGGGGGTCTTGGGCGGGTTTGGGGCTGGCGGTAGGATTTACGGCGCTGGGGAACCTGCTGGCGGTCGCCACCTTGGTCTGGACCGAGTGGCTCCCCGAGCGAGTTCGCGCCGGGGGTTGGCTGCTGCTGGGAGTCGTGTGGCTCGCGGCGTGGCTTGACGCCCGGGCCGATTGGCGACGCTACCTGGCCGAGTGGGCCAGCGGCGAGGGGGGCGATCCGCGGCAGCGGGCCGACCGGCTCTACCGCGAAGCCCTCGGGCACTACCTCGCCGGCGACCACGTCGCTGCCGAGCAGACCGTTCAGAAGATATTGAAGATCGATCGTCGCGACCCAGAGGCCCGCCTGCTGACGGCGACGCTCCTGCGCCGCACCGGACGAACCGACGAAGCTTTCCAACAACTCGCGGAGTTGGAACGGCTTGAAACCGCCGCCCCCTGGCACGCCGAGATTGCCGCGGAGCGACGGTTGCTTACCATTACGGTGTCTCAGCTTGCAACCGATCTGCCCCGCCGCGGGAAAGACGAGTCGCAAGCGGAGTCCGACGACGCGACCGCACACGACCGCAACGACGCGACGACACTGACGATTCACGCTCGGGACGAGCGACCTGACACTAAGGCCGACCCCGCCGCACGGAACAGAGCCGCTTAG
- a CDS encoding calmodulin-binding protein: MARRILFAICLGMAFCALSQGTRAEAQQAYGRQWAGSYTTQDWNRFYHYPYVYYPQNFWGSEYYRSADSLYHRYPPEMRIPVYNARWHNYYPNRRKFHSGHHFVLDVF, translated from the coding sequence ATGGCGCGTCGGATTCTGTTTGCCATTTGCCTCGGCATGGCGTTTTGCGCATTGAGCCAAGGCACGCGCGCCGAAGCCCAGCAGGCCTACGGCCGCCAGTGGGCCGGCTCGTACACGACCCAGGACTGGAACCGGTTCTATCACTATCCGTACGTGTACTACCCCCAAAACTTCTGGGGCAGCGAGTACTACCGCAGCGCGGACAGTCTGTACCACCGGTACCCGCCCGAGATGCGGATCCCCGTGTACAACGCCCGCTGGCACAACTACTACCCCAATCGCCGCAAGTTCCACTCCGGGCATCACTTCGTGCTGGACGTGTTCTGA
- a CDS encoding MBL fold metallo-hydrolase, translated as MLSRTPLFPHVIELNHQARRRFTCSVYLIYDDNQWALIDIGYEDAADECIELIRQLDFPFSKCAGLIASHADVDHIQGLAKAKQVLKAPVIAHPLAAKLLEQGDRVATFAHIEAQGIDLAMPPIEVDRTVDDGDTLAVGDLKLEVWHTPGHTDGQLSFRLGKLLFSGDNLFRDGCVGAIDAHHGSSIPDFIKSLERIKSSDVEWLLPSHGPAFRKDDALIDRTLARLESYLHMADFGTCAVDWPLMDDWERELVEGKLPQ; from the coding sequence ATGCTTTCCCGGACGCCCCTGTTTCCCCACGTCATTGAGTTGAACCACCAGGCACGCCGCCGGTTTACCTGCAGCGTCTACCTAATCTACGACGACAACCAGTGGGCGCTCATTGACATCGGCTACGAAGACGCGGCCGACGAGTGCATCGAGTTGATTCGCCAACTCGATTTCCCGTTCAGCAAGTGCGCCGGGCTGATCGCTTCGCACGCCGACGTCGACCACATCCAGGGGCTTGCCAAGGCGAAGCAGGTCCTCAAGGCCCCGGTGATCGCCCACCCGTTGGCCGCCAAGCTGTTGGAACAAGGGGACCGGGTGGCGACTTTTGCCCACATCGAGGCGCAGGGGATCGACCTGGCCATGCCCCCGATCGAAGTCGACCGAACCGTCGACGACGGCGATACGCTGGCCGTCGGCGATCTTAAGCTCGAGGTCTGGCACACTCCGGGGCACACCGACGGGCAGCTCAGCTTCCGGCTCGGCAAGCTCTTGTTCTCGGGCGACAATCTGTTCCGCGACGGGTGCGTGGGGGCGATCGACGCTCATCACGGCAGCAGCATCCCCGATTTCATCAAGTCGCTCGAACGGATCAAGTCCAGCGACGTCGAATGGCTGCTCCCCAGCCACGGCCCCGCCTTTCGCAAGGACGACGCCCTGATCGACCGCACGCTTGCCCGGCTCGAGAGTTATCTCCACATGGCCGACTTCGGCACCTGCGCCGTCGACTGGCCGCTGATGGACGATTGGGAGCGGGAGCTGGTCGAAGGGAAGCTGCCGCAATAG
- a CDS encoding matrixin family metalloprotease, translating into MSKASCSLAAVAIVLTAVGGGRVAAYNLFGPYPWGDEATYYNKWGDIFTPGSTGGTITWSIMPDGTTIDPSWSDPNITGTSSLEAIMTGLGHAQALATIERVLDKWSAVANIYFVQVPDSGAPFSSTAAQSPDTGQIRFGAFSIAGFVGGVGFAPPPNGGSLEGDVLLNADNTFFFDPGGEGDPIQIFNDFESLLLHEAGHALGMAHSDFCSVMSIEFECFQYVNRELDPDDIAGIQFLYGAALAADFDRDNATTGDDLGIWSANFGAAGGAAKSTGDATGDGAVDGRDFLVWQREFVVTPIATVVPEPAAATLAALALTAIAVGAARFSQAA; encoded by the coding sequence ATGTCCAAGGCTTCTTGCTCCCTTGCGGCGGTCGCGATCGTGCTGACGGCGGTCGGCGGCGGTCGAGTCGCAGCGTACAACCTGTTCGGTCCCTATCCGTGGGGAGACGAGGCGACCTACTACAACAAGTGGGGCGACATCTTCACCCCCGGATCGACGGGGGGGACGATCACTTGGAGCATCATGCCCGACGGGACGACGATCGATCCCTCCTGGAGCGATCCCAACATCACGGGGACCAGCAGCCTGGAAGCGATTATGACCGGCCTGGGACACGCCCAGGCGCTGGCCACGATCGAGCGGGTGCTCGACAAGTGGTCGGCGGTCGCCAACATCTACTTCGTGCAGGTCCCCGACTCAGGCGCCCCGTTCAGCAGCACGGCGGCCCAGTCGCCGGACACGGGGCAGATTCGGTTCGGTGCGTTCTCGATCGCCGGCTTCGTCGGCGGCGTCGGCTTTGCGCCGCCCCCCAACGGCGGTTCGCTGGAGGGAGACGTGCTTCTCAACGCGGACAACACGTTCTTCTTCGACCCAGGCGGCGAAGGGGACCCGATCCAAATCTTCAACGACTTCGAGAGTCTCCTCTTGCACGAAGCGGGACACGCCTTGGGGATGGCCCATTCGGACTTCTGTTCGGTGATGTCGATCGAGTTCGAGTGCTTTCAGTACGTGAATCGCGAACTCGACCCCGACGACATTGCGGGGATCCAGTTTCTGTATGGGGCGGCGCTGGCTGCCGACTTCGACCGCGACAACGCGACGACGGGCGACGATCTGGGAATCTGGTCCGCCAACTTCGGCGCGGCCGGCGGAGCGGCCAAGTCCACGGGCGATGCGACCGGCGACGGCGCGGTCGACGGGCGCGACTTTCTCGTCTGGCAGCGCGAGTTCGTCGTGACGCCGATCGCGACAGTCGTCCCCGAGCCCGCGGCGGCGACGCTAGCGGCGCTGGCCCTGACGGCGATCGCCGTCGGGGCGGCAAGGTTCTCTCAAGCGGCATAA
- a CDS encoding mannose-1-phosphate guanylyltransferase gives MLHAVIMAGGSGTRFWPASRADKPKQLLTLIGKQSMLRQTVDRLGDLVTPQQTLIVTNRRLVATIGEQFPELPPESIVGEPCKRDTAPCIGLAALLVSRDDPDATMAVLPADHVIRWADRFQDALQQAAELVEKQPDRIVTFGIRPNYPAEIFGYIQRGARIDVREGDAPAFVVKRFREKPDAATATDYLASGDFYWNSGIFVWKAKTILDAIKARQPEMLVHLQAIGAAWGTPEQQEVFDREFTAIKGISIDYAVMEHARNVAVIEAPYDWDDLGSWQALGRLVGTDHNDNTIVGRHLGVNTRGTIVCTEDEHLVVTVGLKDCLVVHTPNATLVANKHDEEAVREVVKQLEARGWKEYL, from the coding sequence ATGCTTCACGCCGTCATTATGGCCGGCGGTTCCGGCACCCGGTTTTGGCCGGCCAGCCGAGCCGACAAACCCAAACAACTGCTCACGCTGATCGGCAAGCAATCGATGCTCCGGCAGACGGTCGATCGGCTCGGCGATCTCGTGACGCCCCAGCAGACGCTGATCGTCACCAATCGTCGGCTCGTGGCCACGATCGGCGAACAGTTTCCCGAACTCCCCCCCGAATCGATCGTCGGCGAGCCGTGCAAACGCGACACGGCTCCGTGCATCGGGTTGGCCGCCCTGCTGGTGAGCCGCGACGACCCCGACGCGACGATGGCCGTGCTGCCGGCCGACCACGTCATTCGCTGGGCGGATCGGTTTCAGGACGCGCTGCAGCAGGCGGCCGAGTTGGTCGAGAAGCAGCCGGACCGGATCGTCACGTTCGGCATTCGTCCCAATTACCCGGCAGAGATCTTCGGTTACATCCAGCGGGGCGCCCGGATCGACGTCCGCGAGGGAGACGCTCCGGCGTTCGTCGTCAAACGGTTCCGCGAGAAGCCCGACGCCGCCACCGCGACCGATTACTTGGCTTCCGGCGATTTCTACTGGAATTCGGGAATATTCGTCTGGAAGGCCAAGACGATCCTCGATGCCATCAAAGCTCGTCAGCCCGAGATGCTGGTCCATTTGCAGGCGATTGGCGCCGCGTGGGGGACGCCCGAGCAGCAGGAGGTCTTCGATCGCGAGTTCACGGCGATCAAGGGGATCTCGATCGACTACGCCGTCATGGAGCACGCCCGCAACGTGGCGGTCATCGAGGCGCCGTACGACTGGGACGACCTGGGCAGTTGGCAAGCCTTGGGGCGGCTCGTGGGGACTGATCACAACGACAACACGATCGTCGGCCGGCATTTGGGGGTCAACACCAGGGGGACGATCGTCTGCACCGAGGACGAGCATCTGGTCGTCACCGTGGGGCTGAAGGATTGTCTCGTGGTGCATACCCCCAATGCGACCCTCGTGGCGAACAAGCATGACGAAGAAGCTGTCCGCGAGGTCGTCAAACAGCTCGAAGCGCGGGGTTGGAAAGAGTATCTGTAG
- the ruvX gene encoding Holliday junction resolvase RuvX — MSRIAGVDYGTVRIGIAVADLSVRIAGPLETYVRRSERFDAAYFKQLAQEERLEKWVVGLPVHTSGDESQKSREARAFGAWLEQITGVPVEYFDERYTSAEAEEQLLAAGLTKKRRKARIDQLAAQIMLTAYLEAGARSQDPPQGLE, encoded by the coding sequence ATGTCCCGCATCGCCGGCGTTGATTACGGGACCGTGCGGATCGGCATTGCCGTGGCCGATTTGTCGGTGCGGATCGCCGGGCCGCTGGAAACATACGTTCGGCGGAGCGAGCGATTCGACGCCGCCTACTTCAAGCAACTCGCCCAAGAGGAACGGCTCGAAAAGTGGGTCGTCGGCTTGCCGGTCCACACCAGCGGCGACGAGAGTCAGAAGTCGCGCGAGGCTCGCGCGTTCGGCGCTTGGCTCGAGCAAATCACCGGCGTGCCCGTCGAGTACTTCGACGAACGATACACCTCGGCCGAGGCGGAGGAGCAGTTGCTCGCCGCGGGGCTGACGAAGAAACGGCGCAAGGCGCGAATCGACCAACTTGCCGCCCAGATCATGCTGACCGCGTACCTTGAGGCGGGCGCCCGCAGCCAAGATCCTCCGCAAGGGTTGGAGTAG
- a CDS encoding thiamine phosphate synthase gives MSAPMHRILDASFNRAAEGLRVVEDFARFVLEDRHLSREVKELRHALAAAVAVSPLARRYAARDTAGDVGTTISTPAELARTDAWHVCKASCERVKQSLRSLEEYGKCFDSLASETIESLRYRFYVVEAALRRSVDAAERLADVRLMVLIEGGATRQEFFAMLNPLLAAGVDAIQLREKRLADRELLDRAQLLVAATRGAQAPRRTLAIVNDRPDVAAAVDADGVHLGQDDLPVASARAILGPHKLIGVSTHELDQARRAVLDGADYLGAGPTFPTSTKSFDVFAGLEYLRVVAAEISLPAFAIGGIAPENASQVRETGVARIAVSGAVTKASDPRAAVERLRTAWGD, from the coding sequence ATGTCCGCCCCCATGCACCGCATCCTCGACGCATCCTTCAATCGGGCCGCCGAAGGGCTGCGCGTCGTCGAGGACTTCGCCCGATTCGTGCTCGAGGATCGGCACTTGTCTCGTGAGGTGAAAGAATTGCGGCACGCCTTGGCTGCGGCGGTCGCAGTCAGCCCGCTCGCCCGGCGGTACGCAGCCCGCGACACGGCAGGGGACGTCGGCACGACGATCTCGACCCCCGCCGAACTTGCTCGCACAGACGCCTGGCACGTCTGCAAAGCGAGTTGCGAGCGGGTCAAGCAGTCGCTCCGCAGTTTGGAAGAGTACGGCAAGTGCTTCGATTCGCTGGCGAGCGAGACGATCGAGTCGCTGCGGTATCGGTTCTACGTGGTTGAGGCCGCGTTGCGCCGTTCGGTGGACGCCGCCGAGCGACTCGCCGACGTGCGGCTGATGGTGCTGATCGAGGGGGGCGCCACGCGGCAGGAGTTCTTCGCGATGCTGAATCCGCTCCTCGCCGCGGGGGTTGACGCGATCCAATTGCGCGAGAAGCGACTTGCCGACCGAGAGCTGCTCGACCGGGCCCAATTGCTGGTCGCCGCAACGAGGGGAGCGCAGGCGCCCCGTCGCACGCTGGCGATCGTCAACGACAGACCCGACGTTGCCGCGGCTGTCGACGCCGACGGAGTCCACCTGGGGCAGGACGATTTGCCGGTCGCCTCGGCCCGGGCAATCCTTGGCCCGCACAAACTGATCGGCGTCTCGACGCACGAGCTCGACCAGGCGCGGCGAGCGGTCCTCGACGGAGCCGACTATCTGGGCGCCGGCCCGACCTTTCCCACGTCGACCAAGTCGTTCGACGTCTTCGCAGGGTTGGAGTACCTGCGGGTCGTGGCAGCGGAGATCTCGCTCCCCGCGTTCGCGATCGGCGGGATTGCCCCGGAGAACGCGAGCCAAGTCCGCGAGACCGGGGTCGCTCGAATCGCCGTCAGCGGGGCCGTGACGAAGGCCTCCGACCCCCGGGCGGCCGTCGAACGCCTCCGCACCGCCTGGGGCGATTGA
- a CDS encoding PEP-CTERM sorting domain-containing protein, protein MKRFLWAVGLAVGLTASSRAAIVYVDATHDVGGNTAVAPSAGGGVFNTSGALNSQGPANDGLWDVRAFGNAATIYQNAGFGNVDNAHRLVTTVSVPTNTYNVYAYFWSDTSAWRMGASLTDDQGELPLYQYNPTTAGVVQYWTGSDGTQLSNVLAPNPFTTDVMIAEGNRRLFQIPLGQVSGSSISVFVDDDAMMADGNQRTWFDGIGYEPVPEPSTIMLAGLALVGAAGRFRRRMLG, encoded by the coding sequence ATGAAACGATTTCTTTGGGCGGTCGGTCTGGCCGTCGGCCTGACGGCCAGTTCCCGCGCAGCGATCGTCTACGTCGATGCGACGCACGACGTCGGCGGCAACACGGCCGTGGCGCCCTCGGCCGGCGGCGGGGTGTTCAACACCTCCGGCGCACTCAACAGCCAAGGCCCGGCCAACGACGGTCTGTGGGACGTCCGCGCCTTCGGCAACGCCGCGACAATCTATCAGAACGCCGGGTTCGGCAACGTCGACAACGCTCATCGACTGGTCACGACCGTCAGCGTTCCGACGAACACGTATAACGTCTACGCCTACTTCTGGAGCGACACCAGCGCCTGGCGGATGGGCGCATCGCTGACGGACGACCAAGGCGAACTCCCTCTCTATCAGTACAATCCCACGACTGCAGGCGTCGTCCAGTACTGGACCGGTTCGGACGGCACGCAACTCAGCAACGTCTTGGCTCCTAATCCTTTCACCACCGACGTGATGATCGCCGAAGGAAATCGCCGGTTGTTCCAGATCCCGCTCGGGCAGGTCAGCGGGTCGAGCATCTCGGTCTTTGTCGACGACGACGCCATGATGGCCGACGGCAATCAGCGGACATGGTTCGACGGCATCGGCTACGAGCCGGTCCCCGAGCCGAGCACAATTATGCTGGCGGGACTCGCGCTGGTCGGTGCAGCGGGTCGATTCCGGCGTCGCATGCTTGGTTAA
- a CDS encoding ATP-dependent Clp protease ATP-binding subunit has protein sequence MYERFTDRARKVMQLANQEAQRFNHEYIGTEHVLLGLIKEGSGVAANVLKNLDVDLRKIRLEVEKLVQSGPDMVTMGKLPQTPRAKKVIEYSMEEARHLNHNYVGTEHILLGLLREQEGVAAQVLMNLGLKLEEVREEVLNLLGHGLEGDETSGRGGRGGESRGGNGGDDPERSKSSKSKTPALDSFGRDLTELARQNKLDPVIGREKEIERAIQILCRRTKNNPVLLGEAGVGKTAIVEGFAQRVIDGNVPELLLDRRIVVLDLAMMVAGTKYRGQFEERIKAVMNEVRRAKNTILFIDELHTLVGAGGAEGAIDASNVLKPALARGEIQCIGATTLDEYRKYIEKDSALARRFQEVLVEPTTVADTTLILEGLRDRYEEHHRVQITDDAITSAVELSDRYITGRCLPDKAIDVIDEAGARVRLKTMSKPPNLKEIDDEVEQLNREKEEAVANQDFEKAAKLRDQADKLKKKKQDVTRQWREKSRENGGVVDEEVIAEVISKMTGIPLTRMSTEDTMRLMQMEDELHKKVISQHEAIHAIAKAVRRSRSGLQDPKRPTGTFIFAGPTGVGKTLLAKALAEFMFGDEDALIQIDMSEYMEKHNVSRLIGAPPGYVGYEEGGQLTEQIRRRPYAVVLLDEIEKAHPEVFNMLLQVMEEGRLTDSFGRNVDFRNVILIMTTNAGAEAIKNESAFGFAKPDADASYDAMKTRVVDEIEKVFRPEFINRVNDIIVFRHLNTDDLKEVVDLELSKVRKRLIEKGLTLDLSDESKEFLIKKGSNTDYGARPLRRAIESFVEDPLAEELLKGEFNGKDTIRVTVKTVGDKKQLNFEGLKTRDDKPEPVAAAAGEDAGDEA, from the coding sequence ATGTACGAACGCTTCACCGACCGGGCGCGCAAAGTGATGCAGCTCGCCAACCAAGAAGCCCAGCGCTTCAACCACGAATACATCGGCACCGAGCACGTGCTGTTGGGGCTCATCAAAGAGGGCTCCGGCGTGGCGGCCAACGTGCTCAAGAACCTCGACGTCGATCTTCGCAAGATTCGGCTCGAGGTCGAGAAGCTCGTTCAGAGCGGGCCCGACATGGTCACCATGGGCAAGCTGCCCCAGACCCCGCGGGCCAAGAAGGTGATCGAGTACTCGATGGAAGAGGCTCGCCACCTGAACCACAACTACGTCGGCACGGAGCACATCCTGTTGGGCCTGCTCCGCGAGCAGGAAGGGGTGGCCGCCCAGGTGCTGATGAACCTCGGGCTCAAGCTGGAAGAAGTCCGCGAGGAGGTCCTCAACCTGCTGGGCCATGGCCTGGAAGGGGACGAGACCAGCGGCCGGGGCGGCCGGGGCGGCGAGTCGCGCGGCGGCAACGGCGGCGACGACCCGGAACGCTCGAAATCTTCGAAGAGCAAGACCCCCGCGCTGGACAGCTTCGGCCGCGATCTGACCGAGTTGGCCCGGCAGAACAAGCTCGACCCGGTGATCGGCCGCGAAAAGGAAATCGAGCGGGCGATCCAGATCCTTTGTCGGCGTACGAAGAACAACCCCGTCCTGCTTGGCGAGGCCGGCGTCGGCAAGACCGCGATCGTCGAAGGGTTCGCCCAACGGGTGATCGACGGCAACGTTCCCGAGCTGCTGCTTGATCGGCGGATCGTCGTCCTGGACTTGGCGATGATGGTCGCCGGGACGAAGTACCGCGGCCAATTCGAGGAGCGGATCAAGGCGGTCATGAACGAGGTCCGCCGCGCCAAGAACACGATTCTGTTCATCGACGAACTACACACGCTGGTCGGCGCCGGCGGGGCCGAGGGCGCCATCGACGCCTCGAACGTGCTGAAGCCGGCCCTGGCTCGCGGCGAGATCCAGTGCATCGGGGCCACGACGCTCGACGAGTACCGCAAGTACATCGAGAAGGACTCGGCCCTCGCTCGCCGGTTCCAGGAAGTGCTCGTCGAGCCGACCACCGTCGCCGACACGACCCTGATCCTCGAAGGCCTCCGCGATCGGTACGAGGAGCACCACCGGGTGCAAATCACCGACGACGCGATCACCTCGGCCGTCGAGCTCTCGGACCGGTACATCACCGGTCGGTGCCTGCCCGACAAGGCGATCGACGTGATCGACGAGGCGGGCGCCCGCGTGCGGCTCAAGACGATGTCCAAGCCGCCGAATCTCAAGGAGATCGACGACGAAGTCGAGCAGCTCAACCGCGAGAAGGAAGAGGCGGTCGCCAACCAGGACTTCGAGAAGGCCGCCAAGCTGCGCGACCAAGCCGACAAGCTCAAGAAAAAGAAGCAGGACGTCACCCGCCAGTGGCGCGAAAAGTCGCGTGAGAACGGCGGCGTGGTCGACGAAGAGGTCATCGCCGAGGTGATCTCGAAGATGACCGGCATCCCGCTGACTCGCATGAGCACCGAAGACACGATGCGGCTGATGCAGATGGAGGACGAGCTCCACAAGAAGGTCATCAGCCAGCACGAGGCGATCCACGCGATCGCCAAAGCGGTGCGCCGCAGTCGCAGCGGATTGCAGGACCCCAAACGGCCGACCGGCACGTTCATCTTCGCCGGCCCCACGGGCGTCGGCAAAACGCTGCTCGCCAAGGCCCTGGCCGAGTTCATGTTCGGCGACGAGGATGCGCTCATCCAGATCGACATGAGCGAATACATGGAGAAGCACAACGTGAGCCGGCTCATCGGGGCGCCCCCCGGGTACGTCGGCTACGAAGAAGGAGGGCAGCTCACCGAGCAGATTCGCCGTCGACCCTACGCGGTGGTGCTGCTCGACGAGATCGAAAAGGCCCACCCCGAAGTGTTCAACATGCTGCTGCAGGTCATGGAGGAAGGCCGCCTGACCGACAGCTTCGGTCGCAACGTCGACTTCCGCAACGTGATCCTGATCATGACCACCAACGCAGGGGCCGAGGCAATCAAGAACGAAAGCGCGTTCGGCTTCGCCAAGCCCGACGCCGACGCCAGCTACGACGCGATGAAGACCCGCGTGGTCGATGAAATCGAAAAGGTGTTTCGCCCCGAGTTCATCAACCGCGTCAACGACATCATCGTGTTCCGGCACCTCAACACGGACGATCTCAAGGAAGTGGTCGACCTGGAACTCTCGAAGGTCCGCAAGCGGCTCATCGAGAAGGGGCTCACGCTCGATCTGTCGGACGAATCCAAGGAGTTTCTGATCAAGAAGGGCTCGAACACCGACTACGGCGCTCGGCCGCTGCGGCGTGCCATCGAGTCGTTCGTCGAGGATCCGCTGGCCGAGGAACTGCTCAAGGGCGAGTTCAACGGCAAGGATACGATCCGCGTCACGGTTAAGACGGTGGGCGACAAGAAGCAACTCAACTTCGAGGGGCTCAAGACCCGCGACGACAAGCCGGAACCGGTCGCGGCCGCCGCCGGCGAAGACGCCGGCGACGAAGCGTAA
- a CDS encoding NAD(P)H-dependent oxidoreductase: MAKILAFAGSARRDSFNKKLVATAVAQARELGAEVTHVDLRDFPMPLYDGDLEEAEGYPEAADRLYALMKEHAGLLLACPEYNSSITPLLKNTIDWVSRPRSGDGRLAAYQGKVATLLAASPGELGGLRGLVTVRSILGNIGVTVLPTQVAVAKADKAFAEDGALIDESAAKRVAAAMATFVATVRKLA; the protein is encoded by the coding sequence ATGGCCAAGATCCTTGCCTTCGCCGGCAGCGCTCGCCGCGATTCCTTCAACAAGAAACTCGTCGCTACGGCCGTCGCGCAAGCCCGCGAGTTGGGAGCCGAGGTGACGCACGTCGATCTGCGCGACTTTCCGATGCCGCTGTACGACGGCGACCTGGAGGAGGCGGAAGGGTATCCCGAGGCGGCCGACCGCCTCTACGCTCTCATGAAGGAGCACGCAGGGCTGCTCCTGGCCTGTCCCGAGTACAACAGTTCGATTACGCCGCTCCTCAAGAACACGATCGACTGGGTCTCGCGCCCGCGCTCGGGCGACGGGCGACTGGCCGCGTATCAAGGCAAAGTGGCGACCCTGCTGGCCGCATCGCCCGGCGAACTCGGCGGCCTGCGGGGGCTGGTGACGGTCCGCTCGATCTTGGGCAACATCGGCGTCACCGTACTGCCGACGCAGGTGGCCGTGGCGAAGGCGGACAAGGCGTTTGCGGAAGACGGCGCGCTCATCGACGAGTCGGCGGCGAAGCGCGTTGCGGCAGCGATGGCGACGTTCGTCGCGACAGTTCGCAAATTGGCGTAG
- a CDS encoding NAD-dependent epimerase/dehydratase family protein encodes MTSPARKLVIGCGYLGIRVARRWLAAGDEVSALTRTAARAAELERQGLRPLVGDVVDARRLPQFAAFDTVLFAVGFDRSDSATIDEVYAGGVRNVLATLPAEIGRLIYVSTTGVYGDARGGEVDELTPPDPQRPGGIASLAAERAIADHPLGGRAAVLRLAGIYGPGRIPYLASLQAGEPIPAPSAGWLNLIHVDDGATAVLAAERWLEVAGRGPHTFCVSDGSPVVRGDYYAEAARLLGAVKPRFADPAPDSPALARAGADRRISNRKMLASLGVKLAYPDYRAGLAAIMGSVENQSR; translated from the coding sequence ATGACATCGCCCGCGCGCAAACTTGTCATCGGCTGCGGGTATCTTGGCATCCGCGTCGCGCGGCGATGGCTTGCGGCCGGGGACGAGGTCTCCGCGCTCACCCGGACGGCAGCCCGAGCCGCGGAGTTGGAACGCCAGGGCCTCCGGCCGCTCGTAGGGGACGTCGTCGATGCGCGCAGGCTGCCGCAGTTTGCCGCGTTCGATACGGTGTTGTTCGCCGTCGGGTTCGATCGGAGCGATTCAGCGACCATCGACGAGGTCTACGCGGGCGGCGTCCGGAACGTCCTGGCGACGCTGCCTGCCGAGATCGGGCGGTTGATCTACGTCAGCACGACCGGCGTGTACGGCGACGCGCGCGGGGGCGAGGTCGACGAGCTGACCCCGCCCGATCCGCAGCGGCCGGGAGGAATCGCGTCGCTGGCCGCCGAGCGAGCGATTGCCGACCACCCGTTGGGGGGGCGCGCAGCGGTGCTGCGGTTGGCTGGGATCTACGGCCCGGGGCGAATCCCCTATCTGGCCTCGCTCCAGGCAGGCGAGCCGATTCCCGCTCCCAGCGCGGGGTGGCTCAATCTGATCCATGTCGACGACGGTGCGACCGCGGTCCTTGCGGCCGAGCGGTGGCTCGAGGTCGCCGGGCGCGGGCCCCACACGTTCTGCGTCAGCGACGGGTCGCCGGTCGTTCGCGGCGACTATTACGCCGAAGCGGCGCGGCTCTTGGGCGCCGTGAAGCCGCGGTTCGCCGATCCGGCCCCCGACTCGCCGGCGCTTGCCCGCGCGGGGGCGGACCGCCGGATCTCCAATCGCAAAATGCTTGCGTCGCTGGGAGTCAAATTGGCTTATCCGGACTATCGCGCAGGGTTGGCGGCGATCATGGGTTCTGTTGAGAACCAATCTCGTTAG
- a CDS encoding DUF1569 domain-containing protein yields the protein MIDTRKAIDRRELGFESFAEVLADAESLAAAERRGALRATGNWQLGQAIGHLAFWANAPFDGYPPMPRVPWFMRFLLKLWKNEILDGSMPAGMKIPRVPGGTFGTESMATDEAIGQLLVALARLEAQAPTEPNPAFGLLTHQEWIKLNLRHAELHLGFFHPEGEGG from the coding sequence ATGATCGACACCCGCAAGGCGATCGACCGTCGCGAGCTTGGCTTCGAGTCCTTCGCCGAGGTCCTCGCCGACGCCGAGTCGCTCGCCGCGGCGGAGCGGCGCGGGGCGCTCCGCGCCACAGGGAACTGGCAACTGGGACAAGCCATCGGGCACTTGGCGTTCTGGGCCAACGCCCCGTTCGACGGCTATCCGCCGATGCCGCGCGTGCCGTGGTTCATGCGGTTCTTGCTCAAACTGTGGAAGAACGAGATCCTCGACGGCTCGATGCCCGCAGGAATGAAGATTCCCCGCGTCCCCGGCGGCACATTCGGCACGGAGTCGATGGCGACCGACGAGGCGATCGGCCAACTGCTCGTCGCGTTGGCCCGGCTCGAGGCTCAGGCGCCGACGGAGCCGAATCCCGCTTTCGGACTCTTGACGCACCAGGAGTGGATCAAGCTCAACCTCCGCCACGCAGAGCTGCACCTGGGATTCTTTCATCCCGAGGGCGAAGGGGGTTGA